A genome region from Macrobrachium rosenbergii isolate ZJJX-2024 chromosome 42, ASM4041242v1, whole genome shotgun sequence includes the following:
- the LOC136828027 gene encoding mesoderm induction early response protein 1 isoform X6, which translates to MAAEQQKETTAPVGSESDVGDGEFEPTAEMLVDEYDDERTLDEEEGMEEGSDQEEEINNLQKEQEIPIEQLLAMYGGYPSEEAEAEAEEQTNGEGGEPVQPVNENENSNEAEIIENDAEIENEAEQEDEPEVISSRSSTSEENVNSHEKEMKPEVKPERKRREKTSELAQLYADMDTNGDAPTTSSSRSLRCHKPIGILSTGGSRQQSEDEEEEEGECSGEEEDWHKTIMIGSSYQAQVPEGLQAYGATPPYENEDKLLWEPGKLSPKQVQDGEQLALYLLLQCGYNVEEAIRRHRMNPTPLASTMTLWSEEECRNFENGLKTYGKDFHLIQQNKVRTRSVGELVQFYYLWKKTERHDLFATKTRIEKKKYIVHPGTTDYMDRFLDEGEGVGGGATWRDNRSSSPSLHTLLYGKPPPGTNATAGSGVGGGGGGGGGGGGGLSNSGPVSAPPPQTVQPSAVVDTNADKDCETGVTYSGLNQMEDLARHLDSESIESLAKLSTPSNSVSIARTNRRTGSPHPMDVDLSITRSSVLNPQTISVEAKNIAKAETVAQ; encoded by the exons ATGGCGGCGGAG CAACAAAAGGAGACCACAGCGCCTGTTGGTAGTGAAAGTGATGTGGGCGATGGTGAATTTGAACCTACTGCTGAAATGTTAGTAGATGAGTACGATGATGAAAGAACACTAGATGAGGAAGAGGGTATGGAAGAAGGGAGTGATCAGGAAGAGGAGATCAATAATTTACAAAAG GAACAGGAGATTCCCATTGAACAATTATTAGCAATGTATGGAGGATACCCTTCTGAGGAGGCTGAGGCCGAGGCTGAGGAACAGACTAATGGTGAGGGAGGAGAACCTGTACAACCAgttaatgagaatgaaaatagTAATGAAGCTGAAATCATAGAAAATGATGCCGAAATTGAAAATGAGGCAGAACAAGAAGATGAACCTGAGGTTATATCATCAAGATCGTCAACATCAGAAGAAAATGTCAATAGTCATGAAAAG GAAATGAAACCTGAGGTTAaaccagagagaaaaagaagagagaagacttCTGAACTTGCTCAGTTGTATGCAGACATGGACACCAATGGTGATGCCCCAACCACTTCGTCTTCTCGGTCTCTTAGAT GTCATAAACCAATTGGAATCCTGTCAACGGGTGGGTCCCGCCAACAaagtgaagatgaagaggaggaggaaggcgagtgtagtggagaggaggaggattgGCATAAGACAATAATGATTGGTTCGTCGTATCAGGCCCAAGTTCCGGAAGGTTTGCAGGCCTATGGTGCGACGCCGCCGTACGAGAATGAAGATAAGCTTCTGTGGGAACCTGGCAAACTTAGTCCCAAACAGGTACAGGATGGGGAGCAATTG gctttATATTTATTACTGCAGTGTGGTTACAATGTAGAAGAGGCTATTCGTAGGCATAGGATGAACCCTACTCCATTAGCGTCCACAATGACGTTATGGTCGGAGGAAGAGTGCAGAAATTTTGAAAACGGTCTTAAAACATATGGCAAGGACTTCCATCTAATACAACAGAACAAG GTACGAACGAGATCTGTGGGGGAATTAGTACAATTTTACTACTTGTGGAAGAAAACAGAGAGACATGATCTTTTTGCAACTAAAACAAGAattgagaaaaagaaatacatagtTCATCCTGGAACcac TGACTACATGGACCGGTTCCTTGATGAGGGAGAAGGCGTCGGTGGTGGGGCAACATGGCGTGACAACCGTTCCTCGTCACCCAGTCTTCACACACTACTCTATGGGAAACCTCCTCCAGGAACCAATGCAACAGCTGGCAGCGGTGtgggcggtggtggtggtggtggcggaggTGGAGGCGGAGGATTGAGCAACAGTGGACCTGTATCTGCACCTCCACCCCAGACAGTTCAGCCGAGTGCTGTTGTGGATACAAATGCAGATAAAGACTGTGAAACAGGTGTGACTTATTCAGGTTTAAATCAAATGGAAGACTTAGCACGCCATTTAGATTCGGAGTCTATAGAATCTCTGGCAAAACTGAGCACCCCAAGTAACTCTGTGTCAATAGCCAGAACAAACCGAAGAACCGGTAGTCCTCATCCTATGGATGTAGATCTGTCTATTACTCGTTCCTCTGTTTTAAACCCTCAAACAATCAGTGTAGAGGCCAAAAATATAGCAAAAGCAGAAACTGTCGCACAGTGA
- the LOC136828027 gene encoding mesoderm induction early response protein 1 isoform X7: MLVDEYDDERTLDEEEGMEEGSDQEEEINNLQKEQEIPIEQLLAMYGGYPSEEAEAEAEEQTNGEGGEPVQPVNENENSNEAEIIENDAEIENEAEQEDEPEVISSRSSTSEENVNSHEKEMKPEVKPERKRREKTSELAQLYADMDTNGDAPTTSSSRSLRCHKPIGILSTGGSRQQSEDEEEEEGECSGEEEDWHKTIMIGSSYQAQVPEGLQAYGATPPYENEDKLLWEPGKLSPKQVEDYLRALSHPPPGSQGVASIPLGKHVRDDEQALYLLLQCGYNVEEAIRRHRMNPTPLASTMTLWSEEECRNFENGLKTYGKDFHLIQQNKVRTRSVGELVQFYYLWKKTERHDLFATKTRIEKKKYIVHPGTTDYMDRFLDEGEGVGGGATWRDNRSSSPSLHTLLYGKPPPGTNATAGSGVGGGGGGGGGGGGGLSNSGPVSAPPPQTVQPSAVVDTNADKDCETGVTYSGLNQMEDLARHLDSESIESLAKLSTPSNSVSIARTNRRTGSPHPMDVDLSITRSSVLNPQTISVEAKNIAKAETVAQ, translated from the exons ATGTTAGTAGATGAGTACGATGATGAAAGAACACTAGATGAGGAAGAGGGTATGGAAGAAGGGAGTGATCAGGAAGAGGAGATCAATAATTTACAAAAG GAACAGGAGATTCCCATTGAACAATTATTAGCAATGTATGGAGGATACCCTTCTGAGGAGGCTGAGGCCGAGGCTGAGGAACAGACTAATGGTGAGGGAGGAGAACCTGTACAACCAgttaatgagaatgaaaatagTAATGAAGCTGAAATCATAGAAAATGATGCCGAAATTGAAAATGAGGCAGAACAAGAAGATGAACCTGAGGTTATATCATCAAGATCGTCAACATCAGAAGAAAATGTCAATAGTCATGAAAAG GAAATGAAACCTGAGGTTAaaccagagagaaaaagaagagagaagacttCTGAACTTGCTCAGTTGTATGCAGACATGGACACCAATGGTGATGCCCCAACCACTTCGTCTTCTCGGTCTCTTAGAT GTCATAAACCAATTGGAATCCTGTCAACGGGTGGGTCCCGCCAACAaagtgaagatgaagaggaggaggaaggcgagtgtagtggagaggaggaggattgGCATAAGACAATAATGATTGGTTCGTCGTATCAGGCCCAAGTTCCGGAAGGTTTGCAGGCCTATGGTGCGACGCCGCCGTACGAGAATGAAGATAAGCTTCTGTGGGAACCTGGCAAACTTAGTCCCAAACAG GTTGAAGATTATTTACGAGCCTTAAGCCATCCTCCCCCTGGTTCACAGGGTGTAGCTTCTATACCTTTAGGGAAACACGTTCGGGATGATGAACAG gctttATATTTATTACTGCAGTGTGGTTACAATGTAGAAGAGGCTATTCGTAGGCATAGGATGAACCCTACTCCATTAGCGTCCACAATGACGTTATGGTCGGAGGAAGAGTGCAGAAATTTTGAAAACGGTCTTAAAACATATGGCAAGGACTTCCATCTAATACAACAGAACAAG GTACGAACGAGATCTGTGGGGGAATTAGTACAATTTTACTACTTGTGGAAGAAAACAGAGAGACATGATCTTTTTGCAACTAAAACAAGAattgagaaaaagaaatacatagtTCATCCTGGAACcac TGACTACATGGACCGGTTCCTTGATGAGGGAGAAGGCGTCGGTGGTGGGGCAACATGGCGTGACAACCGTTCCTCGTCACCCAGTCTTCACACACTACTCTATGGGAAACCTCCTCCAGGAACCAATGCAACAGCTGGCAGCGGTGtgggcggtggtggtggtggtggcggaggTGGAGGCGGAGGATTGAGCAACAGTGGACCTGTATCTGCACCTCCACCCCAGACAGTTCAGCCGAGTGCTGTTGTGGATACAAATGCAGATAAAGACTGTGAAACAGGTGTGACTTATTCAGGTTTAAATCAAATGGAAGACTTAGCACGCCATTTAGATTCGGAGTCTATAGAATCTCTGGCAAAACTGAGCACCCCAAGTAACTCTGTGTCAATAGCCAGAACAAACCGAAGAACCGGTAGTCCTCATCCTATGGATGTAGATCTGTCTATTACTCGTTCCTCTGTTTTAAACCCTCAAACAATCAGTGTAGAGGCCAAAAATATAGCAAAAGCAGAAACTGTCGCACAGTGA
- the LOC136828027 gene encoding mesoderm induction early response protein 1 isoform X9, which translates to MYGGYPSEEAEAEAEEQTNGEGGEPVQPVNENENSNEAEIIENDAEIENEAEQEDEPEVISSRSSTSEENVNSHEKEMKPEVKPERKRREKTSELAQLYADMDTNGDAPTTSSSRSLRCHKPIGILSTGGSRQQSEDEEEEEGECSGEEEDWHKTIMIGSSYQAQVPEGLQAYGATPPYENEDKLLWEPGKLSPKQVQDGEQLVEDYLRALSHPPPGSQGVASIPLGKHVRDDEQALYLLLQCGYNVEEAIRRHRMNPTPLASTMTLWSEEECRNFENGLKTYGKDFHLIQQNKVRTRSVGELVQFYYLWKKTERHDLFATKTRIEKKKYIVHPGTTDYMDRFLDEGEGVGGGATWRDNRSSSPSLHTLLYGKPPPGTNATAGSGVGGGGGGGGGGGGGLSNSGPVSAPPPQTVQPSAVVDTNADKDCETGVTYSGLNQMEDLARHLDSESIESLAKLSTPSNSVSIARTNRRTGSPHPMDVDLSITRSSVLNPQTISVEAKNIAKAETVAQ; encoded by the exons ATGTATGGAGGATACCCTTCTGAGGAGGCTGAGGCCGAGGCTGAGGAACAGACTAATGGTGAGGGAGGAGAACCTGTACAACCAgttaatgagaatgaaaatagTAATGAAGCTGAAATCATAGAAAATGATGCCGAAATTGAAAATGAGGCAGAACAAGAAGATGAACCTGAGGTTATATCATCAAGATCGTCAACATCAGAAGAAAATGTCAATAGTCATGAAAAG GAAATGAAACCTGAGGTTAaaccagagagaaaaagaagagagaagacttCTGAACTTGCTCAGTTGTATGCAGACATGGACACCAATGGTGATGCCCCAACCACTTCGTCTTCTCGGTCTCTTAGAT GTCATAAACCAATTGGAATCCTGTCAACGGGTGGGTCCCGCCAACAaagtgaagatgaagaggaggaggaaggcgagtgtagtggagaggaggaggattgGCATAAGACAATAATGATTGGTTCGTCGTATCAGGCCCAAGTTCCGGAAGGTTTGCAGGCCTATGGTGCGACGCCGCCGTACGAGAATGAAGATAAGCTTCTGTGGGAACCTGGCAAACTTAGTCCCAAACAGGTACAGGATGGGGAGCAATTG GTTGAAGATTATTTACGAGCCTTAAGCCATCCTCCCCCTGGTTCACAGGGTGTAGCTTCTATACCTTTAGGGAAACACGTTCGGGATGATGAACAG gctttATATTTATTACTGCAGTGTGGTTACAATGTAGAAGAGGCTATTCGTAGGCATAGGATGAACCCTACTCCATTAGCGTCCACAATGACGTTATGGTCGGAGGAAGAGTGCAGAAATTTTGAAAACGGTCTTAAAACATATGGCAAGGACTTCCATCTAATACAACAGAACAAG GTACGAACGAGATCTGTGGGGGAATTAGTACAATTTTACTACTTGTGGAAGAAAACAGAGAGACATGATCTTTTTGCAACTAAAACAAGAattgagaaaaagaaatacatagtTCATCCTGGAACcac TGACTACATGGACCGGTTCCTTGATGAGGGAGAAGGCGTCGGTGGTGGGGCAACATGGCGTGACAACCGTTCCTCGTCACCCAGTCTTCACACACTACTCTATGGGAAACCTCCTCCAGGAACCAATGCAACAGCTGGCAGCGGTGtgggcggtggtggtggtggtggcggaggTGGAGGCGGAGGATTGAGCAACAGTGGACCTGTATCTGCACCTCCACCCCAGACAGTTCAGCCGAGTGCTGTTGTGGATACAAATGCAGATAAAGACTGTGAAACAGGTGTGACTTATTCAGGTTTAAATCAAATGGAAGACTTAGCACGCCATTTAGATTCGGAGTCTATAGAATCTCTGGCAAAACTGAGCACCCCAAGTAACTCTGTGTCAATAGCCAGAACAAACCGAAGAACCGGTAGTCCTCATCCTATGGATGTAGATCTGTCTATTACTCGTTCCTCTGTTTTAAACCCTCAAACAATCAGTGTAGAGGCCAAAAATATAGCAAAAGCAGAAACTGTCGCACAGTGA